The DNA region GACGGGATGCTGCCTGGTCCCGGAGGGGCGCCACGTGTTCGCGCCCATGAGCGTACGCGAGAACCTGCTCCTGGGCGCGTATCCGCTCAGAAAGAAACTGGATAAGAAGGGCACGCGGGAAAAGCTCGACCGCGTCTACGGGCACTTTCCCCGCCTGAAGGAACGCGAGTCCCAGCTCGCGGGCACGCTCTCGGGCGGCGAGCAGCAGATGCTCGCGATAGGGCGCGCGCTCATGTCGGGGCCCAGGCTCCTCATGCTGGATGAGCCGTCCACGGGACTCGCGCCCATCATCGTGAAGGACATCTTCCGGATCATCGCGCGCCTGCGCGGGGAGGGGAACACCATCCTCCTCGTGGAGCAGAACGCCCGGATGGCACTGGGCATCGCGGACCGCGGCTACGTGCTCGAGACGGGGCAGATCATTCTCGAAGAGTCCAGCAGGGAGCTCCTGGACAACAGGGACGTGCAGCGCGCGTACCTGGGCAAGGAATACCGCTCAATCAGCGAATAGGAGGGGTCACGATGTACAATCCCGAATTCGAGTCCATGCCGCGCGACGAGATCGAGCAGCTCCAGACCGAAAGGCTGCAGACCACGCTCAACCGCG from Spirochaetota bacterium includes:
- a CDS encoding ABC transporter ATP-binding protein, whose product is MLKVRSLSAGYGSLKVLRNVSLHVKPGEIVAIIGGNGSGKSTLLATIAGVVSPFAGEIVFAGGSIAGLPAARIVETGCCLVPEGRHVFAPMSVRENLLLGAYPLRKKLDKKGTREKLDRVYGHFPRLKERESQLAGTLSGGEQQMLAIGRALMSGPRLLMLDEPSTGLAPIIVKDIFRIIARLRGEGNTILLVEQNARMALGIADRGYVLETGQIILEESSRELLDNRDVQRAYLGKEYRSISE